A stretch of DNA from Methylobacterium sp. CB376:
ATCTACTTCGCGATGAACGAGGCCCTGGCGCGCCTGCACCGGGTCGATCCGGGGGCGGTCGGGCTGTCGAATTTCGGCAAGGCCGGAAACTACTTCCGGCGGCAGATCGAGCGCTGGTCGGGGCAATGGGCGGCCTCGAAGACGCGCGAGAACCCGGCGATCGACCGGCTGGCGGAATGGCTGCCCGCCCACGTGCCGGCGGACGACGAGACCCGCATCTGCCACGGTGATTTCCGCCTCGACAACATGATCTTCCACCCGGACGAGCCGCGGGTGATCGGCATCATCGACTGGGAACTCGCCACCCTCGGCCACCCGCTGGCCGACCTCGCCTACAATTGCATCGCTTACAACACGGCGCCGACCGCCTATCGCGGCCTGCTCGGCCGGGACCTGGACGCGCTCGGCCTGCCGAGCCAGGCGGAGTACGTGCGCCGCTACTGCGAGCGCACCGGCCGCCGGGACGGCATCACGCCCTTCCACCTCGCCTTCGCGCTCTTCCGCCTCGCGGTGATCCTCGAAGGGGTCCTGGCCCGGGCCAAGGCCGGCAACGCGTCGAGCGCGGATGCGAGCGAGAAGGGGGCGCTCGGCATGGCGCTGGCCGAGCGGGGCTGGGAACTGGCGCGGGGCTGACACCCCGCGTGGCGGGGCTGACACCCCGCGTGGCGGGGCTGGGGCCCCGCCGGCGGCGGAACCGCCCTCACGCCGCCGCGCTGGCGCCGCTTCTCAGCCGCCGCCGCAGGCGGTTGACCCCGTAGATCGTCGCGAGCCGCAGCCGGGCCGAGCGCACCGGCGCGTCCCCGCGCTCCGCCTGCACCTGCGCGATCACCCGCAGGGCCTCGGCGACGGAACGTTCGAGGTCGGTCTCGCCCGGGCTGGGCTGGTGGCGATCCTGCATCGGACTCAACTCCCCGTTTTGTTGTTGGGGGCGATCCGACCAGGAGAATCCGGCGACGGGAGGGCCGAAGCGTGGCTCGCCGGCAACGGTCCAGGGAGGAAATTACGGCGAGGCGGCTCAATCGGCGTCGTGCGCCCCGTCCTCCGCCTCCAGCCCGCCGGCATCCAGGTCCTCCTCGGGCTCCGGCTCGTGGGCGTCGAGCCCCGAGGCCTCGGCGAGGTTGCGCGCGGCCCGGCGCAGGAGCTTGCGCAGGCGGCGCTTCTCCTTGTTGTCGAAGCCGTCGAGCATCTCGGCCTCGACCTCCTCCCAGATCCGGTCGATCGCGGCCGCCTTGGCGAGCCCGGCCTCGGTCAGGCGCACCCGCACGATGCGCCCGTCCGCCGCCTCCGCGCGGCGCTCGACGAAGCCGAGGGCGGCGAGGCGGGTCACCGTCTTGGAGGCGGTCGGGGGCCGCACCCGCAGCGTCGCGGCGAGGTCGCCCATCGTCATCGCGCCGGCGGCCGCGAGCACCTGCACGACCTGCTCCTGGCCGGCGAAGAGGTCGAGGGCCGCGAGCCGGTCGCCGATCCGGCCGCGCTGCATCCGGGCGGCGTGGACGAGCGCCCAGCCGACGCTCTTCGCCCCGGGCGGGCGAAGGGCCTTGGACGCCTTGCGCCGCGGAGCCTCGTCGGCCTGGACCGGCGCCGCCTGCTCGGCCGTGGACATCGCGGGAGCTCCTTCTGCCGGGGAGGGCGGCTCGGCAGGGCGCCGCGCCCGCACCCTAGCACGGCCATCTGCCGCCCGGCCGTGACGCTCGCATGACAGCCGCGGCCGATGCACAGCCGGCTGCGCGGCCGCGGTTGCGGGGGCCCGCACTCCTTCGCATCATTGCGGTGCCTCATCCGCCGCGGGAGCTCCGGCCCCGCGGCGGACGATGCGGCAGCGAGGCCCCGCACGGCCCCGCCTCGTGCGCCCTCTTCGGGCCTGGAGACCCGCGATGCCGGCCCGATCCTGGCAGGACCTGACCACCGCCGAGATCCGCGACCGCGCCATGGACCGCGCCATCGCGGTCCTGCCCGTGGCGGCGGTGGAGCAGCACGGCCCGCACCTGCCGCTCGGCACCGACGCCGTCATCCAGGAGGGCTACCTCGCCCGGGTCGCGCCCCAGGTGCCGGAGGACCTCGACGTCCTGCTCCTGCCCGTCCAGGCCATCGGCAAGTCGGACGAGCACCTGAGCTTTCCCGGCACCCTCACCCTGGCCGGCCCGACCGCGCTCGCCGCCTGGGTCGAGATCGGGGAGGCGGTGCACCGGGCGGGCTGCCGCAAGCTCGTCATCGTCACGTCGCACGGGGGCAACAGCGCGCTCATCGACCTCGTGGCGCTGGAACTGCGCCGTCGCTGCGGCCTCCTCGCGGTCACCACCGCCTGGAGCCGCTTCGGCTACCCGCCCGGGCTCTTCCCCGAGGAGGAGATCCGCCACGGCATCCACGGCGGCGCGGTCGAGACCGCCCTGATGCTCGCGTTGCGGCCGGACCTCGTGCGGCGCGATCGCGTGCGGGATTTCGTGCCGCGCAGCCGCGCGATGGAGCGGGACTACGCCCAGCTTCGGGCCGGCCGGCCCGCCGCCTTCGCCTGGCTCGCCGAGGACCTGAACCCCGAGGGCGCAATCGGCGACGCCCGCCTCGCCACCGCGGCGGCCGGGGAGGCGGCCCTGGCGCACGGGGCGCGGGCCTTCGTCGCGCTGCTCGGCGACGTCGATCGCTTCAGCTTGGCGGGAACGCCCTCCCGGCCGCCGGGGTGATACACTATATCAGGGCGTCCCTCCGCCGCCCCGCGCCGGCGGTCCAGCCCTTCAGGTTTGCCGCATGTCGGACAAGATCCCCGTCACCGTGCTCACCGGCTACCTCGGTGCCGGCAAGACCACGCTCCTCAACCGCATCCTCACCGAGCCGCACGGCAAGCGCTACGCCGTGATCGTCAACGAGTTCGGCGAGATCGGGATCGACAACGACCTCGTGGTCGGCGCCGACGAGGAAGTGTTCGAGATGAACAACGGCTGCATCTGCTGCACCGTGCGCGGCGACCTGATCCGCATCATGGACGGCCTGATGAAGCGGCGCGGCAAGTTCGACGCGATCATCGTGGAGACGACCGGCCTCGCCGATCCGGCCCCGGTCGCCCAGACCTTCTTCGTCGACCAGGATGTCGGCGAGGCGGCGCGCCTCGACGCGGTGGTCACCGTGGCGGATGCCAAGTGGCTGAGCGAGCGCCTGAAGGACGCGCCCGAGGCTCGCAACCAGATCGCCTTCGCGGACGTGATCCTGCTCAACAAGGCCGACCTCGTCGGCGAGGACGAGCTCGCCGCGGTGGAGCGCCGGATCCGGGCGATCAACCCCTCGGCCCGGATCCACCGCACCGTGAAGTGCGACGTGCCCCTCGACGCCGTGCTCGACCGGCGCGCCTTCGACCTCGACCGGATCATCGCGGTGGAGCCCGAATTCCTGGAGGAGGGCCACCATCACCACCACGCCGAGGACATTCAGTCGGTGTCGGCGTGGCTGCCGGGCCCGGTCGACCCGAACAAGTTCATGCCGTGGATCTCCGACCTCACCCAGGTGCAGGGACCCGACATCCTGCGCTGCAAGGGCATCGTCAGTTTCCCGGACGAGCCGCGCCGCTTCGTGTTCCAGGGCGTGCACATGATCCTGGACGGCGACCTTCAGGACGAGTGGCCGGCGGGGGATCCCCGCGAGTCGCGGGTCGTCTTCATCGGCCGCAACCTCGACCCCGACCAGATCCGCCGGGGCTTCGAGGCGACGCGGGCCTGAGGCGGGGCCTGGCCCGCCCGGCGCTCCCGGCCGGGCGGGACGGTCAGCGCACCGCGACCTGGTCCTTGATGCGCTCGAACACCGCGCGGCTGACGACGCGCTTGGCGAGGAGGTCGCCGGGCGACGCGTAGGGGCGCCCGGCGATGATCGCCTTGCCGATGCGCCCGCCGCCGCGCAGCCCGTTGAGTTCGGCCAGGGTCGCGGTGTTGAGGTCGATGCCGCCGGGCGCGGGGAGGGTTCGGCCGCCGCGGCCGGGGAGGATCCTCCGCCGAGGCGACCCTGGTGGGCTCCGCGAAGACGGGGGGAGGTGCCGCCGCCGCCGGCTCGGCCGGCGCCTCGATCGCCGGGGGCGGCGCGGGCGGTCCCCCGAACGGCGGCGCGAGCGGGCGGGACTCGGCGCCGAGCAGCGCGGCCGCCGGCGCGGCCGGGGCCGGCGCGGCCGGCGCCTGCGGGGCCGGCCCGGGATAGACCGACCTGACGGGCGCGGCCTCCTCGCCCCCCTGCGGGGCCGCGGCGGCCGTCATCTTGGCCGCGGCCGGGATCGGCGCGGCCGGGATCGCCGCAGCCAGGGCCGCCCGGTCGGGCGCCGCGCGGCCGAAGAAGGATTGCCAGAGCCCCGCGAGTCCCGCGGCCAGGACCACGATCACGAAGGCGCGTGTGATGGCTGAACCCGTCAGCATGGCGAGAGTATTCCGGGCATGACCGGATCAGAAACTGTCGATGACCGTGTCATTTTAGTGACGCGGCCCGCCTTCTTCCCCGATTTTCAGGAACGGGTGGCGTCCGGGAGGGTCGACGGCTCGTCCGGGCCGTCGAGGTGCCGGCCCTCGCGGGAGAGGTGGAGGTAGTTCCTGTTGAACAGGACTACCCGTTCGAGGGCGTCGAGCCTGTGGATCGTCAGCTCGCGCCCGCCGAGCGTGATGAAGCCGGTATTGCGCAGCTCCTGCAGCGTCCGGTTCACGTGGACGACCGAGAGTCCGATCGTGTCGGCAATCTCGCCCTGCGTGAGCGGAAGGTCGCAGCTCGCGCCGCGGGTGAGGCCAACCGCCCGCATGCGGACGTAGAGCTCGCAGAGCAGGTGACCGAGGCGCTCGAAGGCCGTGCGCTGACCGATGTTGACGGTCCATTCCCGCTGGATCGCCGCCGCGGTCAGCGCGTCCCAGCAGAAGGCCCTCATCAGCCGCGGATAAGCCGTGAGAAGTTGTCCCGCCGCATCGAACGTGATCTTCGCCAGAGTGACCGCGGTAATCGCCCCGATCGAATGGTCCATCTCCCGCAGCACCGGCGCGCCGAAATCGCAGATGTCGCCCGGCAGGAGATAGGACAGGATCTGCCGTCGGCCGTCCTCCAAGGTCTTGTAGCGGCATGCCCAACCGTCGAGCACGAGGTTGATGAATTGCGGCGCATCGCCCTCGTGGATGACGTCGTCCCGGGCCCGGACGCGCCGAGTTCGCTGGCGCGCGAGCGTATCGAGCACGCCACGCTCCTCTGGCAACAGGCGCGCGAAGTGCTCGAGCTTGCGGATCAGATACTGGGCCAACGCGACACCAACCCTCCGATGCAGCGCGAGTGTGTCTGCAAGTGACGCCTGACTGATCTAACATATGTTAAGCGGCGCGTCCTGCACCGGATGTAATCATCGGTTTTCCGCTCAATACACTTTTGCCGAGGAAAGCGCCGGCACGCCGCCGCCGCACTGTTGCGGACCGATCACAACCGGTCGGAACCGAAAGCTCGGCCGCAGCCCGGGGATTGTGATCCGCGGCGGGACTGGCAGTTTTGGGGTCAGAGACGGCGTACAGTCCAGAGACCGCGATGATGTCACAAATCTCGCCCATGTCGCGGCTCCACCCGGCCGCGACCGTGCCGGCCGCGCGCGGGGGCAGCCTCTGTCCCTCCGGTGGCGAGCACCTGGCGAACATCCTCTCCGCCGGGCTGCAGGCCGCCTTCGAAGGCGCTCTCCTAGAGCGCCTTCCGACCGACCTCGCGTCGAGCCTCCACGAACTCGTCGCGCGGCTCGACGGCGGGCCCGCGCCGCAGGCCCGAGATCCCAACCCGCGTCCTTAAGAGTCCCATGACCGAACTCGCTTCCGAACCCACACGCATCCTCACCTTTCCCCAGGCCGTGTCCTCCGCGCCCGCGGACGAGAACACCGCCTCGATGATCGACGTGCTGCAGGACCAGCTGCGGCTCGCACGCGAGGGCAAGCTGCGCTCGGTGGCGGTGGTCTCCGTGTCCTCGGACGGCGCCTCGATCGGCACGCAATGGTCCTGCACGCACGGGGACATTTCGAGCCTGATCGGGAAGCTGACCGTGCTCGCCCACGACATGATGGCGGCGCGCAAGTAGGCCGAGGGCTCGCGGCCCGGAGAGCCGGCCCCCCGCGGCCGCCTCGCCGCGTCCCGCGGAGTCAGCTCAGCCGCTGTCCGGCCGATCACGTCCGGACGGTGTACGCCAAGCCCGCGCGGCGCGTGAGCGAAGCCGCCATCCGCATGGCGACGCGATCCGTCGGATGTCGCATCACTCGATCGCACCCTGGGGCAGCGTGAAGCCGTTCGGAAGCCGGCCGGCAGGCTCGTCCGCCTTGCGGGCAGGCTTGGCGCGACCGGTCGGCGCGGACGCCGCCGACGGGCCGCCCGGCCGAGCGTCCCCCGCATCCTTGGCGGCGCCGGGCGAGGCGCCCTTGGACGAAGCGCCCTTGGACGAAGCGCCTTTGGACGAAGCGCCTTTGGGCGCCTCGACCTTCGGCGCCGCCACCTTCGGTGCCTCTCCGCAGGCCCGGAACGGCAGGGCGGCGACCACGCCCGCCCCGTCATCCTGAAGGATCCGCAGGGTCTTCGGCAGCCCGTCGAGGCCCGCGCCCCAGCGGATCGCCGCGCCCGGACCGCTCTGCGCTTCGAGGCTCGCCGGCGCGCCGCCGCGACGAAGGTTGTCGAGGTCGGGGCCGTAGGCCGTCGCGGCCTTGCCGCGGATCACCACCTCCAGCACCTGCAGAAGGTCCGGGGTCAGCGGCCGCAGCGGGTTCTCGCGCGTGAGGGTTCCGCGCCGGGTCACCCACAGGCTCACGCCCTTGCCGCCGGCATAGGACGCGGCCTCGTTCCCGCAGGACACGGGCGCGGCATCCTCGGCGCGCGCTCGGGTCGATCCGGCCACCGGCAGCGCCGCCCCGGCGGCCAGCAGCGCCGCTGCGGCGAGCGGGACCGCCGAGCCCGCGACGCGCCTCATCGGTCCCCCCCGTTCGCGTGACGGTGCTCGTCGGGATCGTGATCGATCACCTGCGGAGGGCTCCTGTGCGGGGCCGGCCGCGGGGCGGGGCCGGGGAGGCGCCCGGCCGGCGCCTCGGGCTCCGCGTCGCTGCGGTCGACGAGGCCGTGCGGCCGCGGTCCGAGCGCGTCGTAGAGTTCGTCGCCGCGCTCCTCCAGCAGGTGCTCGCGCGGCAGGCGCAGGGGCGGCCGGCGATCTCCGGCCACCAGCACCAGAAGGAGGATGATCACCGCGAAGGTCACCGCCGCGGCGGCCAGCAAGAACACCATATCGACCGAAGCCCGAGGCCGCTCCCTGGTCCGTCCGCGATCCCGCTCGCCCGGCGCCGGCCCGGATCAGCCCTCACGCCTTCGGATCTAGCCCGAGAGCCGCCCGGTGACCAGGGGCGCCGGATGACCCGTTCCGCGGGCTGGCGCGACGCCCCCGTCCTATGATCCTCTGACGGCGCGCGCGACCGAGTCGCCCGGGCGCGCCCGGCGCCCCGCGCGGCCCGGCACGCCCGGCCTCCCGCGCGGAAGCGGCGCGGAACGGACCTTGCGTCGCCCGGCCCCGCACCCGCATCCGGCCCTGCCGCGACGAGAGATGCCCATGTACCGGCCCGAGGAAACCCCCGACTCGCCCGCCGCTCCCGAGAGCCTGGAGGCGGACCTGCTCCAGCTGGTGGAGCAGGCCCGGCAGCAGGCGAGCGAGGACCCATTCCGCAACCCCGTCCTCACCGTGGCCCTCGCGATCAGCCGCCGCATGGACCGGGGCGAGGTGAGCGAGGCGGACCTCGAACCGCTCTTCCGCTCCCTGCGCGGGCAGGCCCTGGAGGAGCGGGCGCAGCGCCTGCGCGCCTATCTGGGCCTCGACCAGGAGGGCGGCGACGACCTCGCCCGCGCGGTGCCGCTGATCCTCGGCGAGGAGAGCGACTTCGAGGTGGCCCGGGCCCGGATCGAGCGACCGCGCTTCGCGGCGGTCTTCACCGCGCACCCGACCTTCGGCATGCCCAAGGCGGTGGCCCGCCTGCTCGCCGAGGCCGCCTCGACGCCGGCCCCGGAAGGCCGGCGGGCCCTGCTCGGCGAGGCGGCGGGGCTGTCCTCCCGCCCCGACCCGGTCATCACCCTCAACGACGAGTTCGACCAGGCCCGCTTCTCGGTGCAGCACGGGCGCGCCGCCCTCGACGGGCTGAACGAGGCCCTGCTGCGGGCCGCCCGCGAGCGCTGGCCCGAGCACTGGCACGACCTGGTGCCGCAGCCGGTCGTGATCGCCTCCTGGGTCGGCTGCGACACGGACGGGCGCACCGATATCGGCTGGTGGGACACGCTGCGCTACCGGCTGGAATCGAAGCGCACGCAATTCGAGCGGGTTCTGGCGCAGCTCCCGGAGGATCCGGCCGCCGTCCCGGTGCGGCGGCTCGCGGAGGCGGCCCGCGACGCGGTGTCGCGCCAGCTCGCCGTCGCCCCCAAGCTCGGCGACGATCCGAGCCTGGAGGTGGTGCACCGCTTCGCCCTCGCGCTGATCATCGAGCGCGAGCGCGCCCAGACCGAGGCGGGCCCGCTGCTCTCCGCCCTCGGCGCGGCGATCGCGGCGACGCGCGACGAGGAGGCGCGGCTCAGGCTCTGCGTCCTGCGCGCCGGCTGCGCCGCGCACGGGCTGCAGAACGGGCTGCCGCATTTCCGGCTCAACGCCACCCAGGTCCACAACGCGGTGCGCCGCTCCCTCGACCGGGAGGGCGACCCGACCGACCCGGCCCAGCGCCGCTCGCACCTCGCCTCGATCAACGCGCTCCTCGACCACGTCGAGGCGGTGCCGGTGGATTTCGGCGCGCTCGCCGCCGAGCGCTCCTCCGCCTCCCGCCTGATGATGACGATCGCCCAGATCCTCAAGCACGTGGACGGCACCCATCCGGTGCGCTTCCTGATCGCCGAGACCGAGACCGGCTACACGCTCCTCGCCGCGCTCTGGCTCGCCGAGCATTTCGGCATCGGCGACAAGGTCGAGATCACGCCGCTCTTCGAGACCGCCTCGGCCCTGGAGCAGGGCGTGCACGTCGTCGAGGACGCGCTGCGCTCCGCCCATTGGCGGCGCTACCTGCGCCGGATCGGCCGCCTCGTGCTGCAATTCGGCTACTCGGATTCCGGCCGCTACGTCGGCCAGCTCGCCGCCACCTTCTGGATCGAGCGGTTGCGCCTGCGCATCACCGAGATGATGGTCGCGAACGGCCTCGCCGACATCGAGCTCGTGATCTTCGACACGCACGGCGAGTCGATCGGCCGCGGCGCCCATCCGGCGAGCCTGCGCGACCGCCTCGCCTACCTCGCCCCGAGCCAGGCGCGCCTGCGCAACCGCGAGGCGGGGCTGAAGGTGCGGCTCGAATCGAGCTTCCAGGGCACGGACGGCTACCTGCTGTTCGGCTCCGCGCCGCTCGCGCGCGCCACCGTGCTGCGCATCGTCGAGCACGTCTTCGAGGCGGGCGATCCCCCGCCCGATCCGATCTACGCCGAGCCCGACTTCGCCACCGAGTTCTTCACCGGCGCCCGGCAGGACATGGAGACGCTGGTCGACGATCCCGGCTACGCGGCCCTGCTCGGCACCTTCGGGCCGAACCTGATCGACCGCACCGGGTCGCGGCCGGTGGCGCGCCAGTCCGACGCGGGCGGCCCGGTCGCGATCACCCATCCACGGCAGATCCGGGCGATCCCCAACAACGCCATCCTGCAGCAGCTCGGCTTCCTGGCGAATTCGATGCACGGGGTCGGCCACGCCGCCGCCCGGGCCCCGGACCTGTTCGGCGAGATGCGGGCGGAGTCCGAGCGCTTCCGGCGCGCCTTCAGCCTCGTCCAGCACGCCGCCCGGGTCAGCGACCTCGACGTGCTGCGCGCCTACATCGAGACGCTCGATCCCGGCATGTGGCTGGAACGGGCGCGGCGGGCGACGCGCGACGGGCGGCGGGAGGAGATCATCGCCATCGCGGGTGCCCTCGACCGGCTGAACCTCGCCCCGCGCCTGCGCCGGCTGTTCGGGCGCCTGACCCACGACCACCTGATGCTGCACTCGGTGGCGCGCGACCTCGCCGCGATGAGCCTGCGGCTGACCCTGCTGCACGCGCTCCGGCTCGCGCTGATCCATCGGATCTGGTTCCTGGCCGTGCACATCCCGGGCTTCCGGCCGCAGGCCGGCGTCACCCGCGAGAGCCTGATCGAGCGCATCCTGCGGCTCGACGTGCCGGGCTGCCTGAAGGCGCTGGACGAGATCTTCCCGGTGACGCCGGACCCGACGCTCGGCCTGAATTTCGGCGAGCCGGCCGGGCCGCGCGGGGTCGGCACCTACGAGACGGAGCACCGGACCCTGTTCGAGCCGATCGGCCGCCTCTTCGCGCAGGTGCGCGAGATCAGCGGCATGATCCAGCACGAGGTCGGGGCCTTCGGCTGAGCGTCCTGCGCCGAGAGGGGCACCGGTCCGGCGGCGCCGAGGAGGCGATGCCGGTCGAAGCGGGACCGCGTCGCGCAACTCCGCTTCGCGCGGGCGGCGATGCCGCACCCGGCCGCCCCGCCACCGCCCGAACCGCCCACCGCGAGGCCCGCCCGTGACCGACCTGACCCGCGTCGTGACCGAGATCGCCGAGGAGATGCGCGCCCGCCCCGACCGCGGCGAGGTCGCCACCTACATCCCGGAACTCGCCCGCATGGACCCGCGGGCCTTCGGGATGGTGGTGATCGATGCCGACGGCGAGGTCGCCGCCGCCGGGGATTGCGACGTGCCGTTCTCGATCCAGAGCATCTCCAAGGTCTTCACCCTCACCCTGGCGCTCGGGATGGTGGGGGACCGGCTCTGGCGCCGCGTCGGCCGCGAGCCGTCGGGGAGCCCCTTCAACTCGATCGTCCAGCTCGAGTACGAGCGCGGCATCCCCCGCAACCCCTTCATCAATGCGGGGGCGATCGCGGTCACCGACGTGATCCTGTCGCGCCACCAGCCCCGCGAGGCGCTGGGCGAGATCCTGCGCTTCCTGCAATTCCTGGCGGGCGACGCCGCGATCGCCATCGACGAGTCGGTGGCGGCCTCCGAGCAGCGCACGGGCTACCGCAACATGGCGCTGGCGAATTTCATGAAGGCGCACGGGGTGCTCGACAACCCGGTGCCCTACCTGCTCGGCGTCTACTTCCACCACTGCGCCATCGCCATGACCTGCCGCCAGCTCGCCGAGGCCGGCCGCTTCCTGGCGCATTCCGGGCGTCACCCCGCGACCGGCCACCTCGTGGTGCAGCCCGAGCGGGCGCGGCGCATCAACGCCGTCATGCTCACCTGCGGGCACTACGACGGCTCGGGGGAATTCGCCTACCGGGTCGGCCTGCCCGGCAAGAGCGGGGTCGGCGGCGGCATCCTGGCGATCGCGCCCGGCCGGGCCTCGATCGCCGTGTGGTCGCCGGGGCTCGACGCGGCGGGCAACTCGCATCTCGGCCGCATCGCGCTCGAGATGCTGACGAAGCGGCTCGGCTGGTCGATCTTCGGCCAGTGACGCCGCGGGGGCCCGCCCACTCCCCCGGCGTCGCTGTCCGGCACCGTCACGGCTTGCGGCTGCGGTCGGCGTCCTGGATCGCCGCCTCGTGGTACCAGCCGGCGCCGAAGGCCGCGTCCGCGTAGCGCGTCGCGCGCTCGCCCGCCTCGGCCTGCGGCCGGCGCGCCGCCGGGGCGGCGCGGTTCCGCAGGGGGAATTGATAGATCTTCGCCGTCTCCCGCTGGGGGCCCGCCTTCATCATCAGCCGGTCTCCTGTCGTCCCGCCTGGCGGTACGCGCCAGTCACCGGGTCAATATAGCCTCCACTGCCCGCTGCTTGCACGGTCTGCTGCCAAAAAAATCAGTAAATGCACGCAATTTGCGCAGAAATGGTCTTGCCGATCACGATTGCATTGTTGCAGCGCGCTCCCTCCGCGCCGAGCGCCCCGCTGCCCTCGATCGCGGCAGGGGCGCGCGGCTGCCCATCCGGTGGGCAGTCCCGGCGCGGTCGCCGCCGCCCGCGGCGCGGGCGCGATCCGGGCGCCCCTCGCTCCCTCCGGGCCGGGACGGCGCCTCGCCTTCGGCCGGGCTGCGACCGCGACCGCGCCGCGGGAACCCCACTTGGCACAGCCTGTGCTTTAGGGTCTGCGCCTTGGGAGGCAAGGTAACTGGCAGCAGCGCCTCAAGCTCCGCATGGTTCCCTGACGAGAGGCTGGAAATGACGAAGTACAAACTGGAATATATTTGGCTTGACGGCTATACGCCGGTTCCGAATCTCCGGGGCAAGACGCAGATTAAGGAATTCGACAGCTTCCCGACCCTGGAGCAGCTGCCGCTGTGGGGCTTCGACGGGAGCTCGACGAAGCAGGCGGAGGGCCACAGCTCGGATTGCGTGCTGAAGCCCGTCGCCCTCTATCCCGACCCGGCCCGCACGAACGGCGCCCTGGTCATGTGCGAGGTCATGATGCCGGACGGCGTCACCCCGCACCCGACGAACAAGCGCGCCACCATCCTGGACGACGAGGGCGCGTGGTTCGGCTTCGAGCAGGAGTACTTCCTGTACAAGGACGGTCGCCCGCTCGGCTTCCCGGCCTCCGGCTACCCGGCCCCGCAGGGCCCCTACTACACGGGCGTCGGCTACAAGAACGTCGGCGACGTGGCCCGCCAGATCGTCGAGGAGCACCTCGACCTCTGCCTCGCGGCCGGCATCAACCACGAGGGCATCAACGCCGAGGTGGCGAAGGGCCAGTGGGAGTTCCAGATCTTCGGCAAGGGCTCCAAGAAGGCCGCCGACGAGATCTGGATGGCGCGCTACCTGCTGCTGCGCCTCTGCGAGAAGTACGGCGTGGACATCGAGTGGCACTGCAAGCCGCTCGGCGACACCGACTGGAACGGGTCGGGCATGCATTGCAACTTCTCGACCAAGTACATGCGCGAAGTGGGCGGCAAGGCCTATTTCGAGGCGCTGATGGCCGCCTTCGCGAAGAACCTCGACGACCACATCGCCGTCTACGGCCCGGACAACCACCTGCGTCTGACGGGCAAGCACGAGACGGCGCCCTGGAACAAGTTCTCCTACGGCGTGGCCGACCGCGGCGCCTCGATCCGCGTGCCCCACAGCTTCGTGAAGAACGACTACAAGGGCTACCTCGAGGATCGCCGCCCGAACTCCCAGGGCGACCCCTACCAGATCGCCTCGCAGGTTCTGAAGACGATCTCGGAGGTCCCGACCGGCGCCGTCTCGGCCGCGGCCTGACCCTCCCGAACTGACCGACGCGCGCGGCGGGGATGGCAGCATCCCCGCCGCGTCGCGTTCGGGCCGCACCCGGCGGACGGGGGCGGCCGCTCGCCCGACGCAAAGCGCCCGCCGCAGCGGGGGCTGGGGCGGGCGAAAGGTAGGTCTCCGTCTCGAGAGATCCGCGTGCAGCACAGCACGGCGCCCGCCGCGGCGCATCATCCATTTGGGGGAATGGGCCCGGGCCGGGACCTCATCCGACATCCGACGGATCGCGGCGCGAGGCGGATGTCGGCTTCGCTCAAGCGCCGCGCGGGCTTGGCATCCGCTGTCCGGACGTGATCGTCCGGTTAGCGGATCACATCAGCTTGATCGTGTCCTGGCGGCTCTGCGCCTTGGCCTGCAGGCGGCGACGGCGGGCGGCGATCAGGGTGCCGTTCACCTCGCCCCCGAACAGGAACATGGCGGCGAGCCAGTAGACGAAGATCAGGAACACCATGGCGGTGGCCAGCCCGCCATAGGTCGAGACGTAGGCGCTGGAGAAGCGGTCGAGGTAGGTGCCGAAGCCGAGGCCGGCGATCACCCACATGCC
This window harbors:
- a CDS encoding phosphoenolpyruvate carboxylase, which encodes MYRPEETPDSPAAPESLEADLLQLVEQARQQASEDPFRNPVLTVALAISRRMDRGEVSEADLEPLFRSLRGQALEERAQRLRAYLGLDQEGGDDLARAVPLILGEESDFEVARARIERPRFAAVFTAHPTFGMPKAVARLLAEAASTPAPEGRRALLGEAAGLSSRPDPVITLNDEFDQARFSVQHGRAALDGLNEALLRAARERWPEHWHDLVPQPVVIASWVGCDTDGRTDIGWWDTLRYRLESKRTQFERVLAQLPEDPAAVPVRRLAEAARDAVSRQLAVAPKLGDDPSLEVVHRFALALIIERERAQTEAGPLLSALGAAIAATRDEEARLRLCVLRAGCAAHGLQNGLPHFRLNATQVHNAVRRSLDREGDPTDPAQRRSHLASINALLDHVEAVPVDFGALAAERSSASRLMMTIAQILKHVDGTHPVRFLIAETETGYTLLAALWLAEHFGIGDKVEITPLFETASALEQGVHVVEDALRSAHWRRYLRRIGRLVLQFGYSDSGRYVGQLAATFWIERLRLRITEMMVANGLADIELVIFDTHGESIGRGAHPASLRDRLAYLAPSQARLRNREAGLKVRLESSFQGTDGYLLFGSAPLARATVLRIVEHVFEAGDPPPDPIYAEPDFATEFFTGARQDMETLVDDPGYAALLGTFGPNLIDRTGSRPVARQSDAGGPVAITHPRQIRAIPNNAILQQLGFLANSMHGVGHAAARAPDLFGEMRAESERFRRAFSLVQHAARVSDLDVLRAYIETLDPGMWLERARRATRDGRREEIIAIAGALDRLNLAPRLRRLFGRLTHDHLMLHSVARDLAAMSLRLTLLHALRLALIHRIWFLAVHIPGFRPQAGVTRESLIERILRLDVPGCLKALDEIFPVTPDPTLGLNFGEPAGPRGVGTYETEHRTLFEPIGRLFAQVREISGMIQHEVGAFG
- a CDS encoding glutaminase, which codes for MTDLTRVVTEIAEEMRARPDRGEVATYIPELARMDPRAFGMVVIDADGEVAAAGDCDVPFSIQSISKVFTLTLALGMVGDRLWRRVGREPSGSPFNSIVQLEYERGIPRNPFINAGAIAVTDVILSRHQPREALGEILRFLQFLAGDAAIAIDESVAASEQRTGYRNMALANFMKAHGVLDNPVPYLLGVYFHHCAIAMTCRQLAEAGRFLAHSGRHPATGHLVVQPERARRINAVMLTCGHYDGSGEFAYRVGLPGKSGVGGGILAIAPGRASIAVWSPGLDAAGNSHLGRIALEMLTKRLGWSIFGQ
- a CDS encoding DUF2735 domain-containing protein, which encodes MMKAGPQRETAKIYQFPLRNRAAPAARRPQAEAGERATRYADAAFGAGWYHEAAIQDADRSRKP
- a CDS encoding glutamine synthetase beta-grasp domain-containing protein — its product is MTKYKLEYIWLDGYTPVPNLRGKTQIKEFDSFPTLEQLPLWGFDGSSTKQAEGHSSDCVLKPVALYPDPARTNGALVMCEVMMPDGVTPHPTNKRATILDDEGAWFGFEQEYFLYKDGRPLGFPASGYPAPQGPYYTGVGYKNVGDVARQIVEEHLDLCLAAGINHEGINAEVAKGQWEFQIFGKGSKKAADEIWMARYLLLRLCEKYGVDIEWHCKPLGDTDWNGSGMHCNFSTKYMREVGGKAYFEALMAAFAKNLDDHIAVYGPDNHLRLTGKHETAPWNKFSYGVADRGASIRVPHSFVKNDYKGYLEDRRPNSQGDPYQIASQVLKTISEVPTGAVSAAA